A region from the Riemerella anatipestifer genome encodes:
- the kdsA gene encoding 3-deoxy-8-phosphooctulonate synthase, whose protein sequence is MIQHLDNISHKNSSNFFLVAGPCAIENEDMAMKIAEHIVKLSDKYKIPYIFKGSFKKANRSRIDSFTGIGDEKALEILKKVGDNFGIPTTTDIHENEHATLAAQYVDVLQIPAFLVRQTDLLVSAAKTGKCITLKKGQFLSPEAMKFAVQKIKDCENDKVAIIERGNSFGYTDLVVDFRGIPTMQNYAPVILDVTHSLQQPNQESGVTGGKPQLIETIAKAGIAVGADGLFIETHPDPKNAKSDGANMLPLEQLDALLAKLTKIREAII, encoded by the coding sequence ATGATACAACATTTAGATAATATCAGTCATAAGAATTCTTCTAATTTCTTCCTAGTGGCAGGACCTTGTGCCATAGAAAACGAGGATATGGCAATGAAAATAGCAGAACATATTGTAAAACTTTCGGACAAATATAAAATCCCTTATATCTTTAAAGGAAGTTTTAAAAAAGCCAATAGGTCTAGGATAGATTCCTTTACAGGAATAGGAGACGAGAAAGCTCTTGAAATACTTAAAAAAGTAGGCGATAATTTCGGAATTCCTACAACAACAGATATTCACGAAAACGAACACGCTACTCTTGCCGCACAATATGTAGATGTATTACAGATACCAGCCTTCCTAGTAAGACAAACGGATTTACTCGTATCTGCTGCCAAAACAGGAAAGTGTATTACTCTAAAAAAAGGACAGTTCCTCTCTCCCGAAGCAATGAAATTTGCAGTGCAAAAAATAAAAGATTGTGAAAATGATAAAGTTGCCATTATAGAACGAGGCAATTCTTTTGGCTATACCGATTTGGTAGTAGATTTTAGAGGTATCCCAACAATGCAAAATTACGCTCCTGTGATATTAGATGTTACCCACTCTTTACAGCAGCCTAACCAAGAGTCTGGTGTAACTGGTGGAAAACCTCAACTCATAGAAACCATTGCTAAAGCAGGGATTGCCGTAGGTGCAGACGGACTATTTATAGAAACCCACCCAGACCCTAAAAATGCAAAATCTGATGGTGCTAATATGCTCCCTTTAGAACAACTAGACGCACTTCTAGCTAAACTTACCAAAATAAGAGAGGCTATTATTTAG